A genomic region of Salinibacter pepae contains the following coding sequences:
- a CDS encoding peroxiredoxin family protein translates to MLSFSFPNWVGSFAAGLLVVGGLVALVMAEQPASPAQTTGGDTAQDAPNFALNTLDGDTFRLGDHRGEVIVLNFWATWCPPCRREIPDFVSLQNDLGDRGLQFVGVALERSAGPEEVRAFAEKMNINYPIGLGDGAIAEKYGGVRGLPMTFVIGPDGQIRKHIPGMTTEDRIRPLLEALLRETL, encoded by the coding sequence ATGCTATCCTTTTCTTTTCCCAACTGGGTGGGCTCGTTCGCAGCGGGTCTGCTCGTCGTCGGGGGGCTCGTGGCCCTCGTGATGGCCGAACAGCCCGCCTCGCCTGCCCAAACAACGGGGGGCGACACCGCACAGGACGCCCCCAATTTTGCCCTCAACACCCTGGACGGCGACACCTTCCGCCTCGGCGACCACCGTGGCGAGGTCATCGTGCTCAACTTCTGGGCGACATGGTGCCCGCCGTGCCGCCGCGAAATTCCGGACTTCGTGTCGCTGCAGAACGACCTCGGCGACCGGGGCCTCCAGTTCGTGGGCGTGGCGCTCGAACGGAGCGCCGGCCCCGAGGAGGTGCGGGCCTTTGCCGAGAAAATGAACATCAACTACCCGATTGGGCTGGGCGACGGCGCCATCGCGGAGAAATACGGCGGGGTGCGGGGGCTGCCCATGACGTTCGTGATCGGCCCGGACGGGCAGATCCGCAAGCACATTCCGGGCATGACCACCGAGGACCGGATCCGTCCCCTGCTGGAGGCGCTCCTGCGAGAGACGTTGTAA
- a CDS encoding amidohydrolase family protein: MASFPIQRWTLAFLFLLGVGPVAAQPTALVGPTALNPADSTVIEDATVLWEGGRIAAVGPSSEVAVPPGATVHEMPDKYVIPGLVDGHVHFFQSGGLYTRPDVIDLRAERPYAEELRRIKERLPDTFRRYLRSGITSVVDVGGPMWNLDVRARADTAAVAPTVVTAGPLLSSVARPSLDEGDPPILQITTPEAARKEVRDQIMAGVDLIKIWYIVGGDETPADYRPVVEATIDEAHNAGIRVAVHATALATARAAVEAGADILVHSVSDQPVDDAFVQLLRENDVLYTPTLVVGERYGETFAQQLDLTLAEHRIGQKDVISSLTDLRTLPDSLVPTGLRRRIRQAPTVPSDTTAMRNLKRLHEAGIDVVAGTDAGNIGTPHGPALVREFELMRTAGLTPREILATATAGGARLMGRDDLGRIGDGMMADLVVLNRDPFADIKHVMSIHRVVKEGRLYAPDRLVPRTPAEVVFQLHNAYNTHDPGAFLDALADDVKVYRPPNTLVMEGRDTLATQYRPLLEGATNLHSEFHYHTTVGPTFTAHETIRNLPGRETPLSQVLLYRVTDGAIDRAWLVQEE, translated from the coding sequence ATGGCCTCCTTTCCCATTCAACGCTGGACGCTTGCTTTCCTTTTTCTGCTCGGGGTCGGGCCTGTTGCGGCCCAGCCCACGGCCCTGGTCGGCCCCACGGCCCTCAACCCGGCCGACTCGACGGTGATTGAGGACGCGACGGTCCTGTGGGAGGGCGGTCGCATCGCCGCGGTGGGGCCGTCGAGCGAGGTGGCGGTGCCCCCCGGGGCGACCGTGCACGAGATGCCCGACAAGTACGTGATCCCGGGCCTCGTGGACGGGCACGTCCACTTCTTCCAGAGCGGCGGGCTCTACACGCGCCCCGACGTGATCGACCTGCGCGCCGAACGCCCCTACGCCGAAGAGCTGCGCCGCATCAAGGAGCGGCTCCCCGACACCTTCCGGCGCTACCTGCGCAGCGGCATCACGAGCGTGGTGGACGTGGGCGGGCCGATGTGGAACCTCGACGTGCGGGCCCGCGCCGACACCGCGGCCGTGGCCCCGACGGTCGTGACGGCGGGCCCGCTCCTCTCCAGCGTGGCGCGTCCGTCGCTCGACGAGGGCGATCCGCCCATCCTGCAGATCACGACGCCGGAGGCGGCCCGGAAAGAGGTCCGCGACCAAATCATGGCCGGGGTGGATCTCATCAAGATCTGGTACATCGTGGGCGGGGACGAGACCCCGGCCGACTACCGCCCGGTCGTGGAGGCGACCATCGACGAGGCCCACAACGCGGGCATCCGGGTGGCCGTCCACGCCACCGCGCTGGCGACCGCCCGGGCGGCCGTTGAGGCCGGGGCGGACATCCTCGTGCACAGTGTGTCCGACCAGCCGGTCGACGACGCCTTCGTGCAGCTCCTTCGGGAGAACGACGTGCTCTACACGCCGACGCTCGTGGTGGGCGAACGCTACGGCGAAACGTTTGCCCAGCAGCTCGACCTGACGCTCGCCGAGCATCGCATCGGGCAGAAGGACGTGATCAGCTCCCTCACCGACCTGCGCACGCTTCCGGATTCGCTCGTCCCGACCGGCCTCCGCCGGCGCATCCGGCAGGCCCCGACGGTGCCGTCCGACACCACGGCCATGCGCAACCTGAAGCGGCTCCACGAAGCCGGCATCGACGTCGTGGCCGGCACCGACGCGGGCAATATCGGGACGCCGCACGGCCCGGCCCTCGTCCGCGAGTTTGAGCTGATGCGCACGGCCGGCCTCACGCCCCGCGAGATTCTGGCAACGGCGACGGCGGGCGGGGCCCGGCTCATGGGGCGGGACGACCTCGGGCGGATTGGGGACGGAATGATGGCGGACCTCGTGGTGCTCAACCGCGACCCCTTCGCGGACATCAAACACGTCATGTCCATCCACCGGGTCGTGAAGGAGGGACGCCTGTACGCCCCCGACAGGCTCGTGCCGCGGACGCCGGCAGAGGTGGTGTTCCAGTTGCACAATGCGTACAACACCCACGATCCGGGCGCCTTTCTCGACGCACTCGCCGACGACGTGAAGGTGTACCGCCCCCCCAACACGCTCGTGATGGAGGGGCGCGACACCCTTGCGACGCAGTACCGGCCTCTTCTTGAGGGGGCGACCAACCTGCACTCCGAGTTTCACTACCACACGACCGTGGGCCCCACCTTCACTGCCCACGAGACCATCCGAAACCTGCCCGGCCGCGAGACGCCCTTGTCTCAGGTGCTGCTGTACCGCGTGACCGACGGGGCGATCGACCGGGCCTGGCTCGTGCAGGAGGAATAG
- a CDS encoding type II toxin-antitoxin system death-on-curing family toxin, translated as MYCHGIVRNHPFVDGNTRTGLLTVRAFLARNGYPFGPDEAEMVQIVEQVAAGETSEDELARWIE; from the coding sequence GTGTACTGCCACGGCATCGTTCGGAATCATCCGTTCGTCGACGGGAATACGCGAACGGGTCTCCTCACGGTCCGGGCGTTTCTCGCGAGGAATGGATATCCGTTTGGTCCGGACGAGGCCGAGATGGTGCAGATTGTGGAACAAGTAGCGGCGGGAGAGACGAGTGAAGACGAACTCGCTCGATGGATCGAGTAA
- a CDS encoding DUF885 domain-containing protein, whose translation MSPLVSSHGRPPARPSSAHTAVLAVGLLLLAGLVAPQASPAQPASPPAANALLQSDSSAMIPVVERFAEDRAALRRRYDAAGPTRWARMRTFYTRWLDELDAVRFDRLGVEGRIDHVLLQNEIQGALHRLDRTERRHAEMERYLPFASTITSLYYRWRADPALDPRAAADTLAALRDTIEHVRERLSEQSIDTASERVVAHRAATAVRDLRGNVREWYEFYDGYHPKFTWWAETPYEAVQDDLEAYAQFLRREIVGVEEGAADPLIGDPIGAEALKTALRHAMIPYSPKELIALAEQELEWGRRQMRAAAREMGHGDDWRAALKAVKSRHVAPGQQPTLARDLAEEAVSFLRDRNLVTIPPMAEEVWRMQMLSPERQRIAPYFLGGEVVRVAFPAQKMSHENKLMSIRGNNRHFSRAVVHHELIPGHHLQGFMTDRYNAHRDLFATPFWGEGWALYWEMQLWDLGFPQSPADRIGMLFWRNHRAARILFSLRFHLGTMSGPEAVDFLVREVGHERANARAEVRRSIIGTYPPLYQAAYMLGGLQFRALHEELVENGDLSDRAFHDRILRGGRMPVEMVRARLQQRRLPKDYTPHWRFAGAPQAE comes from the coding sequence GTGTCCCCTCTCGTTTCGTCCCACGGCCGGCCGCCGGCCCGCCCCAGTAGCGCTCACACTGCCGTCCTGGCCGTCGGCCTGCTCTTGCTGGCGGGGCTGGTGGCCCCACAGGCCTCCCCGGCCCAGCCGGCCTCCCCCCCGGCGGCAAACGCCCTTCTCCAGAGCGACTCCAGCGCGATGATTCCGGTCGTCGAGCGGTTCGCCGAGGACCGCGCGGCCCTTCGCCGCCGCTACGACGCCGCAGGGCCGACGCGGTGGGCGCGGATGCGGACGTTTTACACCCGGTGGCTCGACGAACTGGACGCCGTCCGCTTCGATCGGCTCGGCGTGGAGGGGCGCATCGACCACGTGCTCCTCCAAAACGAGATCCAGGGGGCGCTGCACCGGCTGGACCGGACGGAGCGCCGCCACGCCGAGATGGAGCGGTACCTGCCCTTCGCCTCCACGATCACGTCCCTCTACTACCGGTGGCGGGCAGACCCTGCCCTCGACCCGCGCGCCGCGGCCGACACGCTGGCTGCCCTCCGAGACACGATCGAACACGTCCGGGAGCGCCTCTCGGAGCAGAGCATCGATACAGCATCGGAGCGTGTCGTGGCCCACCGGGCGGCCACCGCCGTCAGGGACCTCCGCGGTAATGTGCGGGAGTGGTATGAGTTTTACGACGGCTACCATCCTAAATTTACCTGGTGGGCGGAGACCCCGTACGAGGCCGTCCAGGACGACCTGGAGGCATACGCACAGTTTCTCCGCCGGGAGATTGTGGGCGTTGAGGAGGGGGCGGCCGATCCCCTCATCGGGGACCCGATTGGGGCCGAGGCGCTCAAGACGGCCCTCCGGCACGCCATGATTCCGTACTCGCCGAAGGAGCTGATCGCCCTGGCCGAGCAGGAGCTCGAGTGGGGCCGGCGGCAGATGCGGGCGGCGGCCCGGGAGATGGGGCACGGGGACGACTGGCGTGCCGCCCTGAAAGCGGTGAAGAGCCGTCACGTGGCGCCGGGCCAGCAGCCAACACTCGCCCGGGACCTGGCCGAGGAGGCCGTGTCGTTTCTTCGGGATCGGAATCTGGTGACGATTCCCCCGATGGCCGAGGAGGTTTGGCGCATGCAGATGCTGTCCCCCGAGAGGCAGCGCATCGCGCCGTACTTCCTGGGCGGCGAAGTCGTCCGGGTGGCCTTTCCCGCGCAGAAGATGTCCCACGAGAACAAGCTGATGAGCATTCGGGGCAACAACCGGCACTTCTCCCGGGCGGTCGTCCACCACGAACTCATTCCGGGCCACCACCTGCAGGGCTTCATGACGGACCGGTACAACGCCCACCGCGACCTGTTCGCCACGCCGTTTTGGGGCGAGGGGTGGGCCCTCTACTGGGAGATGCAGCTCTGGGACCTCGGCTTTCCCCAATCGCCGGCGGACCGGATTGGGATGCTGTTCTGGCGGAACCACCGGGCGGCGCGCATCCTCTTCTCCCTCCGCTTTCACCTGGGGACGATGTCGGGGCCGGAGGCCGTGGACTTCCTGGTGCGGGAGGTCGGGCACGAGCGGGCCAACGCAAGGGCGGAGGTGCGGCGCTCCATCATCGGCACGTATCCCCCGCTGTACCAGGCCGCCTACATGCTCGGCGGCCTCCAATTCCGTGCGCTCCACGAGGAGCTCGTCGAGAACGGCGACCTGTCCGACCGCGCATTTCACGACCGGATTCTGCGGGGCGGGCGCATGCCGGTCGAGATGGTGCGCGCCCGGCTCCAGCAGCGGCGCCTCCCGAAAGACTACACGCCGCACTGGCGGTTCGCCGGGGCTCCGCAGGCGGAGTAG
- a CDS encoding methyltransferase domain-containing protein, protein MPSPSPVTSLRSSGRTPLLFTVNMGLEDVVVDEFRERAAAAGLNVINTDDAPFGLQSYALVGVDAAPDDVLDVARRMRLVHHVLAPLYTFTLPADGEDALQAIHDTVATLDVDAMETADTFRASSVRQGEHDFTSVDVQTRAGGALDARYDASVDLEDYDVEVRVDVREDQCLVSVQHTREALSRRQLEGYQPRAALKANVAYALLRLAHLDAPPSALLDPFCGSGTILLEAADLWADTQCYGSDWNEEAVSGARTNVDLAGLSDHIAIRKGDVWQLADTFADVTADLIVTNPPFGVRMASSMDFYPFYRRVLGQMAEVLRPGGLVVMLVLRQGPFNTVLDESDRFASRHVRAIEIGGLYPYVFVLERL, encoded by the coding sequence ATGCCGTCGCCCTCGCCGGTCACCTCGCTCCGTTCGTCGGGCCGTACGCCGCTCCTGTTCACCGTCAACATGGGACTGGAGGACGTGGTCGTGGACGAGTTTCGGGAGCGGGCGGCGGCTGCAGGCCTCAACGTGATCAACACCGACGACGCCCCCTTCGGCCTGCAGAGCTACGCCCTCGTGGGGGTCGACGCGGCCCCCGACGATGTCCTCGACGTGGCCCGCCGGATGCGCTTGGTGCACCACGTGTTGGCGCCCCTCTACACGTTCACGCTCCCTGCGGACGGGGAGGATGCCCTCCAGGCGATCCACGACACGGTGGCAACGCTCGACGTCGATGCGATGGAGACCGCGGACACCTTCCGCGCCTCGTCGGTCCGGCAGGGCGAGCACGACTTCACGAGCGTCGACGTGCAGACGCGGGCGGGCGGGGCCCTCGATGCCCGCTACGACGCGTCCGTCGACCTGGAGGACTACGACGTGGAGGTGCGGGTGGACGTCCGTGAGGACCAGTGCCTCGTGAGCGTCCAGCACACCCGCGAGGCCCTGAGCCGCCGGCAGCTGGAGGGCTACCAGCCCCGGGCCGCCCTCAAGGCGAACGTGGCCTACGCCCTCCTCCGCCTCGCCCACCTCGACGCCCCGCCCAGCGCGCTGCTCGACCCCTTCTGCGGCTCCGGTACCATCCTGCTGGAGGCCGCCGACCTGTGGGCCGACACGCAGTGCTACGGCAGCGACTGGAACGAGGAGGCCGTGTCGGGCGCCCGCACGAACGTCGACCTGGCGGGCCTGAGCGACCACATTGCGATTCGGAAGGGCGACGTGTGGCAGCTCGCCGACACGTTCGCGGACGTGACGGCCGACCTGATCGTCACCAATCCCCCCTTTGGCGTGCGCATGGCCAGCAGCATGGACTTTTATCCCTTCTACCGGCGCGTCCTGGGACAGATGGCCGAGGTGCTACGGCCCGGCGGCCTCGTGGTCATGCTGGTGCTGCGGCAGGGCCCCTTCAACACAGTCCTCGACGAGTCCGATCGGTTCGCCAGCCGTCACGTGCGGGCCATCGAGATCGGGGGGCTGTATCCGTACGTCTTCGTGCTCGAACGCCTGTAG
- a CDS encoding TlpA family protein disulfide reductase has product MPDSDRDRSPWHTVWAYTKAYWHWPVLLVMGIYVYQQYMPSIDLADEGRPAPTVAAETLAGDRFRLEDHRGTVVVVNVWATWCPPCRVEMPGFVDLQREFADAGVQFVGIAVDRDGADAVRPFVEKQGINFPQIANPAVAARHFPGEAVPRTYLIDKQGRIRYEHSGVILKWALDDALARLVDETRPEKSEP; this is encoded by the coding sequence ATGCCGGATTCCGATCGCGACCGCTCCCCCTGGCACACCGTCTGGGCCTACACCAAGGCCTACTGGCACTGGCCCGTGCTCCTGGTGATGGGGATCTACGTCTATCAGCAGTACATGCCGAGCATCGACCTGGCCGACGAGGGGCGTCCGGCGCCGACGGTGGCGGCCGAGACGCTGGCGGGCGATCGCTTTCGGCTCGAGGACCACCGCGGGACGGTCGTGGTGGTGAACGTGTGGGCCACGTGGTGCCCGCCGTGCCGCGTGGAGATGCCCGGCTTCGTGGACCTGCAGCGCGAGTTTGCGGACGCGGGCGTGCAGTTCGTCGGGATCGCGGTGGACCGGGACGGGGCGGACGCGGTGCGTCCGTTCGTGGAGAAACAGGGGATCAACTTTCCACAGATTGCCAACCCGGCGGTGGCGGCGCGTCACTTTCCGGGGGAGGCGGTGCCGCGGACGTACCTGATCGACAAGCAAGGGCGCATCCGGTACGAGCACAGCGGCGTGATCCTCAAGTGGGCGCTCGACGATGCCCTGGCGCGGCTGGTGGATGAGACGAGGCCGGAGAAGAGCGAGCCGTAG